ATTAGAAGATGAGAATTCGATTGTTTCCAAAATCAACCACAACAATCATGCCATCAGGGGTGACAGCTATACCTGAAGGACGGTCCATCTGACCGAAGCCACTTCCCTGAGTGCCAAACTTGCATAAGAAGCTGCCATTTGACTCAAATATCTGCACCCGGTGGTTCCTGGAGTCAGCCACGATGATGCGCCCCTCTTGATCCACCGCCACTCCCTGTGGGCGCAGAAACTGGCCATTGCCAGTACCCTCCGAGCCCAGGAAGCGTGCCGACTGGCAATCTGGATGGATGACCAGAAGGCGATGGTTGTTGAAGTCCGTCACTACCAAGTGGCCCTCATGATTGAAAGTCACACCTCTGGGGGAATCAAAGTGCTTCCAGAGTGCCCCTTCAAAGCCATACTTGTTCAGAAACACACCATCTGGCCCGAACAGCTGAACACGATGGTTCCTTGTATCAGAGACCAGGATCTTGCCCTCTGCGTTGACAGCCACATCCCATGGGTAATTGAATTGCCCattctttgttcctttttcccCAAACTTCAGAATGAACTGCCCCTCGAACGTGAAGATCTGGATGCGATGATTGTCCTTGTCAGCTACAATGATGCGGCGCGAGATGTCACAGGCCACACCAGCAGGGCGATCGAACTGGCCTGGCCGGGAGCCCAGTGTGCCAAACTTGTGGTGGAAGGTCCCGCATGGTTTGAACACTTGGACACGGTTATTACTGCGGTCAGCAACAATGATGTAGCCTTCTTTGTCTACGCTAACCCCCCAGGGGCGGCAGAGCTTGCCGTCACTGTCTCCCTCGCTGCCAAAGGAGAGCCCTGGCAGCCCAATGCCGATGTAGCTGCGCCCGGATTTCACCACGACTTTGAAAGGGCTGTTCTCAATGTGTTGGTTGCACATCATCACGGACACCAGGTGCTCCCCCTCCAGCTGTGGACGGTAGCTGACCAGGTAGGTTCCATTCTGCTGGTCACTGACATCTGCCCCAAAGAGGTTTCCATCTGGGCCCATCACCACCACAGAGATCATGTCACCTCCCGAGAGGCGAGGCTCACCATCGTGGTCGTAGCCTATCACTGTGAAAGAGGCCACTTTGCCCTGCAGCGCACGCTTGAGGCCTTCCCCAGTGGCTTTGGTCAGAGGAGCAAAAGCCCCGCTGCTGACAAATCCCATTGATTTAATGGCCATATACAATGCCTGGTCAGGGGGAGTGAACATGATCCTGTCATCTTCCTGTGGCTGGAGAAGGCCTCTCACATTCTTCAGTTCCTGTACCTGAGCCAGCATGCGGTCACGAGCCAGGAGAATATCCATGGTACGACCTTCCTCCAGGACCTGCTGAACAGCACTAATGGTGTTGTCCAACTTATTCAGGTTCTGACGTAACTTCTCGACTTGCAAGTAGAGCGACTTAGCCTTGACTTGACGAATCTTTTCCACCTTACAGGGGacaaggagggagagaaaatgcACATTTACACCAGGAAAGACAACCCATAATGCAAACATTCCATAACATCACCGTCCTACATAAAAACTGGTTGCGCAGTTGTTTCAGTGTTGTGGCACACAACTGCAGGACAGGCCTCTAAAGGCCATGCTGCAGACAAGCAGAAATAAGGGAAGGTATTACTTATCCCAATTCAGGATTAATCTCTCCCACCCTCCAGCCCACATCATGCATTCTtactctgcagatctgctggAGTGCCATTTGAAAGGAAATCACCTGCTTACTAATGGTGTTTTGCTTCCCCAAATGCTATTCTAATCGCAAGGTACTTGACAGATCATCCAAAGGTGTATCTTGCTTAGATTCCAGGGAGGACAGGCAGGCTCTCAAGGAAGAGCAGAGGCTGAGACTTCTCTAACCAGAACTGAGGCCAATTTCAGAAGGTAGGCTGCTATCACATAAAGCTAAGGATAGGAGTCAGCATCAGCTAATGCACAGGGGCTCTTGCCATTCCCCTACCTGTCAGGGCTGTGTTCATGTGACTGGACAATACCAGACATGTCTCCAGGGATTTGTAGGGTCCAATCCGTTTAACATTTTACTGCAAACTGTGGCAGTTATGCTGAGCTAGTGCTTTATAACAGGACACTTTATAATGTCATTTCAAATAACAGAAGGCCACTGCCAGTCCCTGCTTGGGGGTCTGAAGCTGAACCGAAAATGGTTTACTTATACACAAGCCTGTATAAAATAGTTACATCTTTCCTTGTGAAAAACCACTTTAGACCATCTGGCAAAGACACCTGCTGTGTAAAACTAACCAAATATGCAATTGCTTTATTGttacaaaaatacttttccGTATGTCTGAACACCTGCTTGGCTGCAGAACAATACCAGAAACGTGTTTTAATGAGGGACAGCTCACTGTTTGATGACTGCTTGGTTATACACTGACTAGATAACAGATGTACAAACATGCTATTTCACTTAGAGATGAGGCATGCATCAGactgcaaaatgaaaaggaagtcAAATGCTTCCTCCAGCACATTTCCAAATGAGATTACTTAATCTTAAATCACAACTTAATCTAGCCTCATCTTTGGTACCCAAAAATTATTCACTAACATGCTTCACATGAAGGCTTAATATACTCAGCTGTTTTTGCTAGAACGATTTATCACCGCAACTAAGTTTTCCTTCTTAATGTTTTATATAAACTGAAGAGAACTTGCTCTCAGTGCAGACTCCACTAAAGTGGATTTATGGAGCCTCTCAAGATACAAATTGCACAGGAGCAGTTCTTACTTCTTTTTTACTACAAATACCTCAAGAGATAGCCTTCCCCAATAAGCTTGGCAGCTAACAGTGGAAAGTGAACTCATGTCCCTCAATCTAAGTACCtcagaaaaagaagcattaGAAGTACAGCAACTATATAAAGTACAGTTTCTATCTTGCCACTGGCACCTACAACAAAGCACTCCTGGCTGGAGAGGGACACTGCTTTGAGAGTAGCTTTTTAGGTGTGGGAACAATGGAAGTCTTGCAGAATTTCTATCAGTCTTTCTAAAAAGGAAAGAGCATATAGAGCTTTACCCCTTTGTTATGAGAAGTGGATCATGTAAGAAAACCCATATACTAGTTCTACAGCAACGTATTAAAGAGGTTTTAAAGACACTCTTTAAAGAATGTGTTTAAAGGTGATGCAGGGGCtgtaagaatgaagaccttgggcccactgtaggagaggatctggttcgggactatcttcaaaatctgaatgcatacaagtccgtgggacctgatggaatgcatccgcgggtcctgaaggagctggcgaatgaagttgctaagccactggccatcatatttgaaaaatcatggcagtcaggtgaagttcccgacgactggaaaaagtgaaatataacccccattttcaagaaggggaaaatggaagacctggggaattacagagcagtcagtctcacctctgtgcctggtaaaatcttggagcacattctcctggaaggcatgctaaggcacatgaaaaacaacaaggtgcttggtgacagccagcacggcttcactaaggggaaatcttgcctgaccaatttggtggccttccttatggggctacagaattgatggataagggtaaagcagttgacgtcatctacctggacttgtgcaaagcgtttgacactgtcccacacaacatccttctctctaaattggagagatatcaatttgatggatggaccactcggtggataaagaactggctggatggccgcacacaaagagttgcggtcaatggcacaatgtccggctggagaccagtaacgagtggtgtccctcagggaccggTGGtgagaccggtcttgtttaacatctttgtcgctgacatggacagtgggattgagtgcgccctcagcaagtttgccgatgacaccaagctgtgtggtctggttgatacgctggagggaagggatgccatccagaggtacctcgacacgcttgtgaggtgggctgatgccaaccttatgaagttcaaccatgacaagtgcaaggtcctacacctgggtcggagcaatcccaggcacagctacagactgggcaaagaagagattcagagcagccctgaggagaaggacttgggggtgctggtcaatgagaaaatgaacatgagccggcttcagtgtgcgcttgcagcccagaaagccaagagtatcctgggctgcatcaaaaggagcgtgaccaacaggtcgaaggaggtgatcctgcccctctactctgctcttgtgagacctcacctggagtattgtgtgcagttctggtgtcctcaacataaaaaggacatggaactgctggaacaagttcagaggagggccacgaggatgatcaggggact
This sequence is a window from Lathamus discolor isolate bLatDis1 chromosome 2, bLatDis1.hap1, whole genome shotgun sequence. Protein-coding genes within it:
- the TRIM71 gene encoding E3 ubiquitin-protein ligase TRIM71 isoform X1, whose amino-acid sequence is MASFPESDFQICPLCKEMCGSPAPLSSNSSTSSSSSQTSGSSGGGGGGGSSCGGPPRRLHVLPCLHAFCRQCLEAQRHPGAGDALKLRCPICDQKVVISEPSGMDALPSSNFLLSNLLDVVVVAAAADEQKNGRAAGAGPAAGSGPGGGSGGNNRHHGRPPPPPRAAGSSPAAASAAPSSTSSSSGGGGGGSAALLLRRPHSRQGEPRCSSCDEGNAASSRCLDCQEHLCDNCVRAHQRVRLTKDHFIERFAAGPAAPIALSPPYPASPYNILSVFPDRASYCQHHDDEVLHFYCDTCSVPICRECTMGRHVGHSFIYLQDALQDSRTLTIQLLADAQQGRQAIQLSIEQAQAVAEQVEMKAKVVQSEVKVVTTRHKKALEERECELLWKVEKIRQVKAKSLYLQVEKLRQNLNKLDNTISAVQQVLEEGRTMDILLARDRMLAQVQELKNVRGLLQPQEDDRIMFTPPDQALYMAIKSMGFVSSGAFAPLTKATGEGLKRALQGKVASFTVIGYDHDGEPRLSGGDMISVVVMGPDGNLFGADVSDQQNGTYLVSYRPQLEGEHLVSVMMCNQHIENSPFKVVVKSGRSYIGIGLPGLSFGSEGDSDGKLCRPWGVSVDKEGYIIVADRSNNRVQVFKPCGTFHHKFGTLGSRPGQFDRPAGVACDISRRIIVADKDNHRIQIFTFEGQFILKFGEKGTKNGQFNYPWDVAVNAEGKILVSDTRNHRVQLFGPDGVFLNKYGFEGALWKHFDSPRGVTFNHEGHLVVTDFNNHRLLVIHPDCQSARFLGSEGTGNGQFLRPQGVAVDQEGRIIVADSRNHRVQIFESNGSFLCKFGTQGSGFGQMDRPSGIAVTPDGMIVVVDFGNNRILIF
- the TRIM71 gene encoding E3 ubiquitin-protein ligase TRIM71 isoform X2, producing MASFPESDFQICPLCKEMCGSPAPLSSNSSTSSSSSQTSGSSGGGGGGGSSCGGPPRRLHVLPCLHAFCRQCLEAQRHPGAGDALKLRCPICDQKVVISEPSGMDALPSSNFLLSNLLDVVVVAAAADEQKNGRAAGAGPAAGSGPGGGSGGNNRHHGRPPPPPRAAGSSPAAASAAPSSTSSSSGGGGGGSAALLLRRPHSRQGEPRCSSCDEGNAASSRCLDCQEHLCDNCVRAHQRVRLTKDHFIERFAAGPAAPIALSPPYPASPYNILSVFPDRASYCQHHDDEVLHFYCDTCSVPICRECTMGRHVGHSFIYLQDALQDSRTLTIQLLADAQQGRQAIQLSIEQAQAVAEQVEMKAKVVQSEVKVVTTRHKKALEERECELLWKVEKIRQVKAKSLYLQVEKLRQNLNKLDNTISAVQQVLEEGRTMDILLARDRMLAQVQELKNVRGLLQPQEDDRIMFTPPDQALYMAIKSMGFVSSGAFAPLTKATGEGLKRALQGKVASFTVIGYDHDGEPRLSGGDMISVVVMGPDGNLFGADVSDQQNGTYLVSYRPQLEGEHLVSVMMCNQHIENSPFKVVVKSGRSYIGIGLPGLSFGSEGDSDGKLCRPWGVSVDKEGYIIVADRSNNRVQVFKPCGTFHHKFGTLGSRPGQFDRPAGVACDISRRIIVADKDNHRIQIFTFEGQFILKFGEKGTKNGQFNYPWDVAVNAEGKILVSDTRNHRVQLFGPDGVFLNKYGFEGALWKHFDSPRGVTFNHEGHLVVTDFNNHRLLVIHPDCQSARFLGSEGTGNGQFLRPQGVAVDQEGRIIVADSRNHRVQIFESNGSFLCKFGTQGSGFGQMDRPSG